Proteins encoded by one window of bacterium:
- a CDS encoding type II toxin-antitoxin system HicA family toxin, with protein MARLPRISGKQAVEIFKKLGWSAVRRTGSHVILTKKGNIATLSIPQHKELAPGTLRALIRNAGTTVEEFVNLSR; from the coding sequence ATGGCCCGGCTACCGCGCATCTCAGGCAAGCAAGCGGTGGAGATATTCAAGAAACTCGGGTGGAGCGCCGTTCGCCGGACCGGAAGCCATGTGATTCTTACGAAAAAGGGGAATATCGCCACCCTCTCCATTCCCCAGCACAAAGAACTGGCTCCCGGCACACTCCGCGCGCTCATCCGCAACGCGGGAACGACCGTCGAAGAGTTCGTCAATCTTTCGAGGTGA
- a CDS encoding type II toxin-antitoxin system HicB family antitoxin, producing the protein MKIKVIIHRAEEGGYWAEVPSIPGCATQGDSYEELITNLYEAVEGCLSVD; encoded by the coding sequence ATGAAAATCAAGGTAATCATCCACCGTGCCGAAGAGGGCGGCTACTGGGCGGAGGTCCCCTCCATCCCCGGTTGCGCGACCCAGGGCGACTCCTATGAAGAGCTCATCACCAATCTCTACGAGGCCGTCGAGGGATGCCTGTCGGTTGATTGA
- a CDS encoding type II toxin-antitoxin system HicB family antitoxin, with protein MKLQITIYQDETGVYVVECPVIPGCVSQGKTEAEALENIREAIAACLEVRREEGLPLTVETRTVEIPT; from the coding sequence ATGAAGCTTCAGATAACCATCTATCAGGACGAAACCGGGGTGTACGTGGTGGAATGTCCGGTCATCCCCGGCTGCGTCTCACAGGGTAAGACGGAAGCGGAGGCGCTCGAAAATATCCGTGAGGCCATCGCCGCCTGCCTGGAGGTGCGCCGGGAGGAGGGCCTGCCACTCACCGTGGAGACCCGGACCGTTGAGATACCGACGTAA